One genomic window of Panicum hallii strain FIL2 chromosome 6, PHallii_v3.1, whole genome shotgun sequence includes the following:
- the LOC112898538 gene encoding lysine histidine transporter 1-like, which translates to MAVQSSMETQAPGNSSPPKDGRSAQEKAVEDWLPINASRNAKWWYSAFHNVTAMVGAGVLGLPYAMSELGWGAGITVLILSWVITLYTLWQMVEMHEMVPGRRFDRYHELGQYAFGEKLGLWIVVPQQLVVEVGVNIVYMVTGGTSLKKFHDTVCEDCKSIKLTYFIMIFASVHFVLSQLPNFNSISGVSLAAAVMSLSYSTIAWGASVDKGKLDDVDYSLRATTTPGKVFGFLGALGTVAFAYAGHNVVLEIQATIPSTPEKPSKKPMWRGVVVAYIVVAVCYFPVSLVGYWAFGNRVDSDILITLSRPKWLIALANMMVVIHVIGSYQIYAMPVFDMIETVLVKRLKFPPGLTLRLIARTVYVAFTMFIAITFPFFDGLLSFFGGFAFAPTTYFLPCIMWLAIYKPRRFSLSWFTNWICIVLGVLLMVLAPIGGLRNIILNAKTYKFYQ; encoded by the exons ATGGCAGTCCAGTCGTCCATGGAGACGCAAGCGCCCGGGAATTCTTCTCCGCCCAAG GATGGCAGGAGCGCCCAGGAGAAGGCTGTGGAGGACTGGCTCCCGATCAACGCGTCGCGGAACGCCAAGTGGTGGTACTCCGCCTTCCACAATGTCACCGCCATggtcggcgccggcgtgctcggCCTCCCCTACGCCATGTCCGAGCTCGGCTGGGGCGCCGGCATCACCGTGCTCATCCTGTCGTGGGTCATCACGCTGTACACGCTGTGGCAGATGGTGGAGATGCACGAGATGGTGCCGGGCAGGCGGTTCGACCGGTACCACGAGCTCGGGCAGTACGCGTTCGGCGAGAAGCTGGGCCTTTGGATCGTCGTGCCGCAGCagctggtggtggaggtgggCGTGAACATCGTGTACATGGTCACCGGGGGCACCTCGCTCAAGAAGTTCCACGACACGGTCTGCGAAGACTGCAAGAGCATCAAGCTCACCTACTTCATCATGATCTTCGCCTCCGTCCACTTCGTGCTCTCCCAGCTCCCAAACTTCAACTCCATCTCCGGCgtctccctcgccgccgccgtcatgtCGCTCAG TTACTCCACGATCGCGTGGGGCGCGTCGGTGGACAAGGGGAAGCTGGACGACGTGGACTACAGCCTCCGCGCGACGACGACGCCGGGGAAGGTGTTCGGCTTCCTAGGGGCGCTGGGGACCGTGGCGTTCGCGTACGCGGGGCACAACGTGGTGCTGGAGATCCAGGCCACCATCCCGTCGACGCCGGAGAAGCCGTCCAAGAAGCCCATGTGGAGGGGCGTCGTCGTCGCCTACATCGTCGTCGCGGTGTGCTACTTCCCCGTCTCGCTCGTCGGCTACTGGGCCTTCGGCAACAGAGTCGACAGCGACATCCTCATCACGCTCTCCAGGCCCAAGTGGCTCATCGCCCTCGCCAACATGATGGTCGTCATCCATGTCATTGGCAGCTACCAG ATTTACGCGATGCCGGTGTTCGACATGATAGAGACGGTGCTGGTGAAGAGACTAAAATTCCCTCCAGGCCTGACGCTCCGCCTGATTGCTCGGACTGTCTATGTCG CGTTCACAATGTTCATAGCAATCACCTTCCCTTTCTTTGATGGGCTGCTCAGTTTCTTTGGTGGATTTGCCTTCGCACCGACTACCTATTTC CTTCCCTGCATTATGTGGCTTGCAATCTACAAACCCAGAAGGTTCAGCCTCTCATGGTTCACTAACTGG ATCTGCATTGTTCTTGGAGTGCTGCTGATGGTACTGGCGCCGATTGGAGGACTCCGGAATATCATTTTGAATGCA